Sequence from the Argentina anserina chromosome 7, drPotAnse1.1, whole genome shotgun sequence genome:
GCTCTTGGATTTCTTCTAGAGTGCGGAGGACATGTGGGAGAGGTGCTGTAATTTTGACTACCTGAGataaatgaataaatatgTTATCTAAAATGCATCTCTTCAATATCGATTAaccaatattatatattttcagaaCAACTAGCTGTTTGAGACATGTATCCTAGAATATTCTCATAGTTGATAAGATTTAGCCTGGACTTGGTAAGTAAATGCTATATATCAATTACCTCATCGGATGACGGGTGAGAAAGAACCACTTGATGAGCATGCAAGTTATAACCACCATCTCCAGGAACAGGCTTTGTAGGCCTCTTGAACCCTCTGCATGAAATGCAAAATAAAATGTAACTAGTATACAACAAAATCGAAAATTAAGAGATGAAGACAGAAAATTTTATGGAATAGTCGATGAAGACAGAAAGATGCGCTAAGATTTTAGGATAGAGGATGTCCTAAAATCATTTTGCGCATCTTTCTATCCCCATTGACACTTGATCAAGGTTTCAACTTTCTAAGGTCTGTCACATGAGAACATGGGCGGAACCAAGATTTTAGGATAGAGGAGgtccaaaacaaaattatttttcaCCAATTGGTTAACATTAAATGAAAAACCAAAGATAAAATCAATAATCCTCATCAAGGATTACAGAacgtagaagaagaaaaagaaactacCATTTCAGGTTTGATATAATTAACATAATGTTTTACAAATGGAATCGATTAGCATTTAATTTCTTGCTAAATTTTCAAACAAATGCTTGTCTGATTTGTTTAGAGGGGTCTATTAATGAGTTTGAGCAAGAAATAAGGTAAACAACAAAGCTTAATTATAACATAAAGAAATCCAAGGGGGCCTTATAGTTACGCCCCTGCTTGAGGGCAGGCGCACCAACCAtttaatcaaaaaaaaaatgataatcCGTTTATCTTCAAGTATAAACGAACATATGACCCTAAAACATTATGAATGTAGACTTGAGGTAGGTACAAGAAGGGCTCGAATATAAGTAAAGTGACCATGGATGGTACCCAGCACCACTTGGGGTAACGTGGCATCGTCTGATTGGGTGACAACATTCATAACAAGGCTGtatttcatattttcataCAAGAATTGGGTTTTTTTTACTGTACAATGAGGTAAATACGAAACGGTATTTGGGGGTGAAAGTAGTCAGACGGATAAGATGTTGGAAGATTTTGTTCAAGTCGAGTTTACCTAAATTGGATTAATGAACATACCCAGAATTAGACAATGTATGGAAGGTGAGATGAATATACTCAATGCAAAAGACTAGACTGATTCCTGGAtggtaaaaaataaaagaaatattgATAGAAAAATCGTTGTAATACATTTTATTCATTGGATTCTGTTAAAAGGACAAGGGCAGTGTCTAGAGGCACAAATGAATCCGATCCACCAAGTACAGAGAATTACAACTCAGTGATACACAATAGCAATGATAGATATTAAGGCCATCGATATCCAAACAAATTAGCAGAACACATCGGTTGATGAAGAAGGGCGTGTGACCTGCAGAGCTACCGAATTCCATTCCTCAATCTCCGTGCAATGACCAGATTTCGCTTCAACCACCTGGAACTGGCTTTTCATCCCACCAACAGAGGTTTCCGTCTTTTTGAGCTGGACAGAAGTTTCAGTCAGAGCAAAGTTTTTAGCCGCCTTTGCCTTCAGACGGTAGCGCTCTGCTCTGGAACCAATTACCTGTCCTAATATAGAAGCTGCAATGGTAAATGCCATAGCTGACTTGGGCATCAACACAGACTTTCGAAGTACAGCTATGAATGGAACAGCTGCATGCACAGCAGCAAACCAAGATGGAGAAAATTTCTTTGTGTGCTCCCTCCATATCCCTAGAGGAACATTGGCTGCCATTCCCAGTGCTCCAATCACAAGTACTTTTGCAGGCAGGGGTTGTGGGCGGAGGTTCTTTGCAAATGCAGTTTTTGCCAGTGCTGCTCTAGCTGCAACTATTGCTGGTGGGCACTTCACTTTCATGCCTGGAGGGAGCTGTAAAGCCTTTGCCACAAGTGGAACAACACCACTAACAGCACGGAATGATTTTGCAATCGGACAGTTTCCACTTTGCAGCCACTCGTTACTTGCTGCCTCATGATTAGAGTTTCCTCCCTGAAACATCAAATGCTAAATTGGTAAGTAGATATCAAAAGCAGACTGTATAAGCATTATGAACTTAAAAGCTGTAGTAAAATCTCAAGCAAATTTCAAAACTGTATTCAATTGCTCAATAAGCTGGTTAATTGTACTATATAGCAACAATCACTTTACCTTTGAAGAAGACCCTTTTTTTGAGGAATTGgatttcttttgcattttCTTCCACTTCTCAGAAAATGCATCAAAACCGAAGGGTCCTCCAGGTCCAAAGGATGAGAGGCTGATAGTAGCTGCCTTTGCAGCTAATGGATTAAACATGCACGGGGCCGATTGTCGCTCAACTTTCTCAGAATGCTCATATGATCGTCCAGAGAGAGGGACAACGCCATCACTCCCATGGAAAAGCTTAAAGGCCATGTCAAAATTGGGACCATCTTCGAAAATTGGACCTTTGCTGGCCGCACGTACCTGATCAAGTAAATCAGACACTAGATTTAAAAAGCCTGAATCTCAAATCAAGCATAACAAATTgctcaaaaaataaataaaacatattaGAGTGTTTCAAAGTTTGAGGTCAAAAGCGAGATCAGGTTTCTTTAGCTGCCACTACACAAGTTGTGAACCTAAATGTGTGCCAGTAATCACTACGAGGAACTGAGACCTAGAATTTGACATACACTACTCATACAGCAGCAACATCATCAGCAGGGAGGAAACAACTCACCGGCATTGGGAAAGCCACGGACGACATGGAGGAGAAGGAAAAATTGGTGGGCTCATTAATGTTCCTCAAAAATGGACACCTAAGAATGTCCACCGGAGACGGCGTCAAGTCCTCATTCGCACCTTTGAAAAAACAGTCCATTTCTAATGTCCAAGACAACACAAAATCAAACCTGCACAAGGAGGAACAACAACAATCAacaacacactctcacacacaGCCACCACACGCCTCCTCCCCAATACAATCTCAACATGTCTATATACAAAAATAGATTATACATAGCGAATCTTCAATTCCAGATacactcaaaacaaaaagatCTGATACAATTCTAAAATCGAGAATTTGACCTATAAACCCAAACATGGGGCACCTGAATCTTAGGCTCTTAGCTTATTAACAATTCTAATACATAAACAATTCTGATTTAATCGACTGAGGCAAATTTAAACGAGCTTTGAGATTAGAAAAGCATGATCAAACTGCTTGTGAATCACAGAATCAGAGCAGGCCACCAGAAATGTACAGAATTGAGGCCGAAAATAAAGGAGAATCTACCGATTGAAGAAAAATACAATAGGATCCCTAATTCGAGACCGGAGAATTACAGGTGATAGAGAATCTTTAccttcagagagagagagagagagaggaggcgAGGACGAAAGGTGTCGATGAGTTGGTATTAGGTGGAACAGGGAGGAGCAGAGAGGTTTGGTTATTGACtttgtattatttttttctgGGGGTGAAACGACGTCGTGGTGAGCACACGCTTTGGATGTTTGAGACTTTGAGGGATTTTGGAGAGCTCTCCAATTTGGAAAGTTATTATGGGAGTTGGTCAGCGATATGGTGTTAGCCAATTGTTGAACGACTTTTATCATGGAGCGTGGGTGCCACGCGAAAGGCCTCTGTGCCCTCCACGCGCCTAAATTATTTTGGCATGAAGGGATAAAGAAAACGACTTGTATGTGTTCTTGAATCATGAGCTTAATTAAGCACGTGTTTTTAGACTCTAGAGGGGCTTAATAATGTGTTCAACAATCATATACGGTGAGATTTTTCCATTATAATGTGTTCAACAATCATATACGATGTTGCAAAGGGCTTCTGCTTTTAAAAGGAGGTGTCGAGCAGCTTAAGCTTTAAAAGACCGAAAAAACCATCACTTTTGGAAGCCACAAACGAGAAGCTAAGTTACCAAACGCAATAATTGGCTTAACTTATAATCACCAGAGGCAATAAACATTACCAAACACAGCCACTGGAGATGTATGaaattgtttgaattttggtcAGTTTTACGAGCTTTGATTTTTCATTCGATGAGTTGAAATGTGATCAGTACTTTGAAATGGTTCAATATTGCGTAATTTGACTGGAGGAAGAGTTCGCAATTTGCTAAAGTTC
This genomic interval carries:
- the LOC126802588 gene encoding uncharacterized protein LOC126802588, translating into MDCFFKGANEDLTPSPVDILRCPFLRNINEPTNFSFSSMSSVAFPMPVRAASKGPIFEDGPNFDMAFKLFHGSDGVVPLSGRSYEHSEKVERQSAPCMFNPLAAKAATISLSSFGPGGPFGFDAFSEKWKKMQKKSNSSKKGSSSKGGNSNHEAASNEWLQSGNCPIAKSFRAVSGVVPLVAKALQLPPGMKVKCPPAIVAARAALAKTAFAKNLRPQPLPAKVLVIGALGMAANVPLGIWREHTKKFSPSWFAAVHAAVPFIAVLRKSVLMPKSAMAFTIAASILGQVIGSRAERYRLKAKAAKNFALTETSVQLKKTETSVGGMKSQFQVVEAKSGHCTEIEEWNSVALQVTRPSSSTDVFC